The following proteins come from a genomic window of Pirellulales bacterium:
- the rpsU gene encoding 30S ribosomal protein S21, translated as MVKLKVRDRESIQEAVRRFRKLVERAGIKKEMRRKEFYEKPSETRRRARLRAERRARRGRKPGA; from the coding sequence GTGGTCAAGTTGAAGGTTCGCGACCGCGAATCGATCCAAGAAGCGGTCCGCCGATTCCGTAAGCTCGTTGAGCGTGCCGGGATCAAGAAGGAAATGCGTCGCAAAGAGTTCTACGAAAAGCCGAGCGAAACCCGCCGCCGCGCCCGCCTGCGCGCCGAGCGTCGTGCTCGCCGCGGACGCAAGCCCGGGGCCTGA
- a CDS encoding type II secretion system F family protein: MTYHYRARDSLGNVLEGDIDAANLDEAGQHLRRDGLAVIDLAEAGQGLNFTIAPWVRRQDIIYTTSQLSLMVDTGITLSSALGSIAQVEQNATWKRVLEQLRESVESGEDFSAALARHPRYFDETYVSLIRASESTGTLGEMLDRIATYMRKELETIHKVRAALAYPAVMLVMSINIVIFLLTWVFPKFAPLFERRGTALPKPTRCMLAISHFLTDYWYIAILGAAGLVFCFVWGKRTPLGRDLWDWCKINVPVLGKMQRKVVIGRSIRTLGAMLAGGVPMLQALDLCSRVSANVYYRRLWLEVAEAVTEGKQVHDALAGNPLLPATLVQMIAAGEETGKIDEVLARVSDYYEHEVEQAVKAMTSIIEPAMIGVMGVVVGGIAMSLLLPIFSLSHMTH; the protein is encoded by the coding sequence ATGACCTACCACTATCGCGCTCGCGACTCGCTCGGCAATGTCCTCGAAGGGGACATCGACGCGGCAAACCTTGACGAAGCCGGCCAACATCTCCGCCGTGACGGGCTGGCCGTGATCGATTTGGCCGAGGCAGGCCAGGGGCTCAATTTTACGATCGCCCCTTGGGTGCGCCGCCAGGACATCATCTATACGACCAGCCAGTTGAGCCTGATGGTCGACACCGGCATCACGCTCTCTTCGGCCCTCGGCAGCATCGCCCAAGTCGAGCAAAACGCCACCTGGAAGCGGGTGCTCGAGCAATTGCGCGAATCGGTCGAGTCCGGCGAAGATTTTTCCGCGGCCTTGGCCCGGCATCCCCGCTATTTCGACGAGACCTACGTTTCGCTGATCCGGGCCAGCGAATCGACGGGCACCCTCGGCGAAATGCTCGACCGGATCGCCACCTACATGCGCAAGGAGCTGGAGACGATCCACAAGGTCCGCGCGGCGCTGGCCTATCCGGCGGTCATGCTCGTGATGTCGATCAACATCGTCATTTTCCTGCTCACCTGGGTATTTCCCAAGTTCGCCCCCTTGTTCGAGCGCCGCGGGACCGCGCTGCCGAAGCCCACGCGCTGCATGCTGGCCATCTCGCACTTCCTCACCGACTACTGGTACATCGCCATCCTGGGCGCCGCGGGACTGGTCTTCTGCTTCGTATGGGGCAAACGCACTCCACTTGGCCGCGACCTCTGGGACTGGTGCAAGATCAACGTACCGGTGCTGGGGAAGATGCAGCGCAAAGTGGTGATCGGACGGAGCATCCGCACCCTCGGGGCGATGCTCGCCGGTGGAGTGCCGATGCTGCAGGCGCTCGACCTGTGCAGCCGCGTCTCGGCAAACGTCTACTATCGCCGGCTATGGCTCGAAGTAGCCGAGGCAGTCACCGAGGGCAAGCAAGTGCACGACGCGCTGGCCGGCAACCCGTTACTGCCGGCAACGTTGGTGCAGATGATCGCTGCGGGTGAAGAGACCGGAAAGATCGATGAGGTGCTGGCGCGCGTCAGCGACTACTACGAGCACGAGGTCGAACAAGCGGTCAAAGCAATGACCAGCATCATCGAACCGGCAATGATCGGCGTCATGGGCGTCGTCGTCGGCGGCATCGCGATGTCGCTGCTGCTGCCGATCTTCTCGCTTAGCCACATGACCCACTAA